In Miscanthus floridulus cultivar M001 chromosome 5, ASM1932011v1, whole genome shotgun sequence, one genomic interval encodes:
- the LOC136454210 gene encoding uncharacterized protein yields the protein MAKSRAPAPAVGNDDGEEQHLNPFLDAALSASSRLQFRFCGSRHRNVASRARWVEEISAAEVVERRGKLWLTTGVTRVGKLCYNVEEIRFLAERGALILLSDNVETIGIEGIYEKLVGGNYGCS from the exons ATGGCGAAGAGCCGAGCTCCGGCCCCCGCCGTTGGAAACGACGATGGCGAGGAGCAGCACCTCAACCCCTTCCTCGACGCTGCGTTGTCCGCCTCCTCAAGGCTCCAGTTCAG GTTCTGCGGATCTAGGCATAGGAATGTGGCATCGCGCGCGCGGTGGGTGGAGGAAATCAGCGCTGCAGAGGTGGTGGAGAGGAGGGGCAAGCTGTGGCTGACCACCGGTGTCACTCGGGTCGGCAAGCTGTGCTACAACGTTGAGGAGATCAG GTTCTTGGCTGAAAGAGGTGCATTGATTCTTCTCAGTGACAATGTTGAAACCATAGGGATTGAAGGCATCTATGAAAAACTTGTTGGAGGAAATTATGGGTGCTCCTAG